A single region of the Lactobacillus xylocopicola genome encodes:
- a CDS encoding FAD-dependent oxidoreductase translates to MAKQNYDAVIIGLGGAGLAAGVELVEQGKSVLALEKGQDWGGASKWAAEGIFAIESQQQINAGDYTTRDDMFHHLMSWAHWRNNGLLVRKFIDKSADTIDWLQDHGLKTLLVGDVQDYHWGKPGTYHMFIDKLNSFDNLVSYFQAHGGDVLTKASGQELVMTAGKLTGVKYEHHGQSLLANTPVVIVADGGFIGNTEMVKKYVDQDISDWYVAGETKATGDGIQMVHAVGGQMRGFYNFQNHNACVYPTFEATGGEEGNYSINQLYSLPLLWVNRRGERFTDERVVYDSVLWGNVTAKQNGKYFEILDQATLDKFSQEKVPMLNSYTRYGAAKNFIDSLKPEDVNEPTQLMRQWSCDATTGPLSTLDRDWQQATTDGYVLKANDLTELAQQMGVPVSNLESTVARYNEAIANQYDPEFNKDKVLLQFGVDHGPFYAIKVRSAVLGTIGGIEIDENCRAIGENEQVIPGVYVVGANATGMYDNSYSDVEGVTCAFAWNSGRMAAEHAVQYLNN, encoded by the coding sequence ATGGCTAAGCAAAATTATGATGCAGTAATTATTGGGTTAGGTGGCGCCGGACTAGCTGCCGGTGTAGAGTTAGTTGAGCAAGGAAAGTCCGTCTTAGCGTTAGAAAAAGGACAAGACTGGGGTGGCGCTTCTAAGTGGGCAGCTGAAGGTATTTTTGCTATTGAGTCGCAACAACAGATTAATGCTGGCGATTATACCACGCGTGATGACATGTTCCATCACCTCATGAGCTGGGCTCATTGGCGTAATAATGGCCTGCTAGTCCGTAAGTTTATTGACAAGTCAGCGGACACGATCGACTGGCTCCAAGATCATGGTTTGAAGACTTTATTAGTCGGAGATGTGCAGGACTACCATTGGGGCAAGCCTGGAACTTACCATATGTTTATTGATAAGCTTAACTCTTTTGACAACTTGGTCAGCTATTTTCAAGCGCATGGCGGTGACGTCTTAACTAAGGCAAGTGGTCAAGAATTAGTTATGACTGCGGGAAAACTAACTGGGGTTAAATATGAGCATCATGGTCAAAGCCTGCTAGCTAATACACCGGTAGTAATCGTCGCTGATGGCGGCTTCATTGGTAACACAGAAATGGTCAAAAAATACGTCGACCAGGATATTAGTGACTGGTATGTTGCCGGAGAAACTAAGGCTACCGGTGATGGTATTCAAATGGTTCATGCGGTTGGGGGCCAGATGCGCGGCTTTTATAACTTCCAAAACCACAATGCCTGTGTTTACCCTACTTTTGAGGCTACCGGCGGCGAAGAGGGAAATTATTCGATTAATCAACTATATTCTTTGCCATTGCTCTGGGTTAACCGCCGCGGTGAGCGATTTACCGACGAACGGGTCGTCTACGACAGTGTGCTGTGGGGAAATGTGACGGCCAAACAAAACGGTAAGTATTTTGAAATTTTGGACCAGGCAACTCTTGATAAATTTAGCCAAGAAAAAGTTCCGATGTTGAATTCATACACGCGCTATGGCGCTGCCAAGAACTTCATCGATAGCTTAAAACCTGAAGACGTTAACGAACCGACCCAGCTAATGCGGCAATGGAGTTGTGATGCCACTACTGGTCCGCTATCAACTCTAGACCGTGACTGGCAGCAGGCAACGACCGATGGCTATGTACTGAAAGCCAATGACTTAACGGAATTAGCCCAACAAATGGGCGTACCCGTAAGTAACTTGGAAAGTACGGTAGCACGTTACAACGAAGCAATCGCCAATCAGTATGACCCAGAATTCAACAAGGACAAGGTCCTCTTGCAATTTGGGGTTGACCACGGACCATTTTATGCCATTAAAGTCCGCTCAGCTGTTCTAGGAACAATTGGTGGCATCGAAATTGATGAAAATTGTCGGGCAATTGGTGAAAATGAGCAAGTTATTCCAGGTGTCTATGTTGTTGGCGCCAATGCTACTGGGATGTATGATAATTCATACTCGGACGTTGAGGGCGTAACCTGTGCTTTTGCCTGGAATTCAGGGCGGATGGCAGCAGAACATGCTGTTCAATACCTCAATAATTAG
- a CDS encoding LysR family transcriptional regulator, giving the protein MDSNQLQNFIAVVDAGSFQKAAKLKFLTQRAISISMAQLEAELGFKLFLRGKNKIVVTQAGQQFYAHVRDMMQNLGSTIEILKTNQQAEYQELNIGYFSPFDGLLLAQHLNATQLKGKVKINVSEESVENLISDVVLGVLDGAYVMDYHSQNSYLKHPLQTTTIFNNQIMIGISRQNPLSQMPFLDVEILSQYPLLYYAPEDSNYIKNGFVSHLHLELKQLDIRRAPSIEHMQLLVAANQAIAHYAGGLIDLPLNQRVAYLPLDGVDTSYSIQFIYQKQGPKADLIKKYLSVIQQ; this is encoded by the coding sequence ATGGATTCAAACCAATTACAAAACTTTATTGCGGTAGTTGATGCTGGCAGTTTTCAAAAGGCAGCGAAGTTGAAATTTTTAACGCAACGAGCCATCTCAATTAGCATGGCTCAACTGGAAGCTGAATTAGGTTTTAAGTTGTTTTTGCGCGGAAAAAACAAAATCGTGGTGACACAGGCGGGACAACAATTCTATGCCCATGTGCGTGACATGATGCAAAACTTAGGCTCAACGATTGAAATTTTAAAAACAAACCAGCAGGCGGAGTATCAGGAGCTAAATATCGGCTATTTTTCTCCTTTTGATGGGCTCTTGTTAGCTCAGCATCTCAACGCAACGCAACTAAAAGGAAAGGTAAAAATCAATGTTAGTGAAGAAAGTGTCGAAAATCTGATTTCAGATGTGGTGCTGGGTGTTTTGGATGGAGCTTACGTGATGGATTACCATAGCCAGAATTCTTACTTAAAACACCCGCTGCAAACGACGACGATTTTTAACAATCAAATTATGATTGGGATTAGTCGGCAAAATCCCTTGAGCCAGATGCCATTTTTAGATGTCGAAATTTTAAGCCAGTACCCGCTACTTTATTATGCACCTGAAGATTCGAATTATATTAAGAATGGTTTTGTCAGCCATCTCCATCTTGAACTTAAGCAACTGGATATTAGGCGCGCGCCCAGTATTGAGCATATGCAGCTTCTTGTAGCTGCCAACCAAGCAATTGCCCATTATGCGGGTGGGCTAATTGATTTGCCCTTAAACCAGCGGGTCGCTTATCTTCCGTTGGACGGTGTGGATACCAGTTACTCAATCCAGTTTATCTACCAAAAGCAAGGGCCCAAAGCCGACTTAATTAAGAAGTATCTGTCGGTTATTCAGCAGTAA
- a CDS encoding aggregation promoting factor surface protein, producing MNKLKKSKSLILKLIAALALTFSLVAVIETSNSDASVQTVQAARKLSKKEQAAKRWIAQHESGGKYNAKNGVCYGKYQLNVAYLRGDLSPKNQEQTADNYVYSRYGSWVNAKKFWLVNRWY from the coding sequence ATGAACAAATTGAAGAAAAGTAAAAGTTTGATTTTAAAGTTAATCGCAGCGCTGGCGCTTACGTTTAGCTTGGTTGCAGTTATCGAAACTAGTAATAGTGATGCAAGCGTTCAAACCGTTCAAGCCGCAAGAAAGTTATCAAAGAAAGAACAAGCTGCCAAAAGATGGATCGCTCAACACGAATCAGGCGGCAAATATAATGCTAAAAACGGTGTTTGTTACGGCAAATACCAATTAAATGTTGCTTACCTCCGTGGTGATTTATCTCCGAAAAATCAAGAACAAACGGCTGACAACTACGTATACAGCCGATATGGTTCATGGGTTAATGCCAAGAAGTTTTGGCTGGTCAACCGCTGGTACTAA
- a CDS encoding M1 family metallopeptidase — protein sequence MSEKHFYETFHPEHYELLIDVNRKQKTITGTTTITGEAMEDTILVNQKYMTITAVKCGGQSLPFTVDDEREAIKISLGKTGQVTVEIAYTAPLTDTMMGIYPSYYTLDGVKKQIIGTQFETTAARQAFPCVDEPEAKATFSLALKYDEQAGETTIANMPEVKVENGVHYFAETVRMSSYLIAFAFGDLQSKLTETKDGVKVGVFATKAHQAKELDFALDIAKRAIEFYEDFYETKYPLPHSWQLALPDFSAGAMENWGLITYREAAILLDPDNATVEQKIYVATVIAHELAHQWFGDLVTMKWWDDLWLNESFANMMEYVSVDALEPEWHVWDNTYQISEVPAALRRDATDGVQSVHVEVEHPADIDSLFDSAIVYAKGSRMLVMVRALMGDDALRQGLKYYFNQHSYGNATGDDLWNALSTATDLDIGKIMHTWLDQPGYPVVRVKVNDQGHLVLHQQQFFTGAGQDIGRKWAIPLNANFTAPQIMEDPDLDLGDYQELRAAAGHALRLNVGNSSHFIVNYDETLMADIMASLDVLQPVDQLQLLQDLGLLAEGKQISFAELVPLLPKFADSRSNIVINAMFNAAEKLRMFTKPDSAAAKNLQSFTHKLAHQQMARLGWQPKAADNADDRLIRPMALSAELYAEDQATIEAGHQLFIANEQNLAAIDAAIRPYVLINEVKNYHKSGLIDHLLEEYQTTVDPYYKGDLLAAIRSAKDANDLKQVVANFKNADIIKPQDLRSWYFGVLANAKGEQAAWDWLRREWSWLEKTIGGDMEFTTYITITARAFHTANRLKEFQEFFEPKVDQPGLGREIKMDTKVIATKVDLVENEQDAVNKAVQAAI from the coding sequence ATGTCAGAAAAACATTTTTATGAAACTTTTCACCCTGAACACTATGAGCTGTTAATTGACGTTAATCGTAAGCAAAAGACCATTACTGGTACTACAACCATTACTGGTGAGGCAATGGAAGACACCATTTTGGTTAACCAAAAGTACATGACCATTACGGCGGTGAAGTGCGGTGGCCAAAGTCTGCCCTTCACTGTTGATGACGAGCGTGAAGCCATTAAGATCAGTCTTGGTAAGACGGGTCAAGTAACAGTTGAAATCGCTTATACGGCTCCCTTGACTGATACGATGATGGGCATTTACCCGTCATATTACACCCTTGATGGAGTAAAAAAGCAGATTATCGGTACGCAGTTTGAAACTACTGCGGCCCGCCAGGCCTTTCCTTGTGTCGATGAGCCAGAAGCAAAGGCGACTTTTTCACTTGCCCTGAAATATGATGAGCAAGCCGGCGAGACTACGATTGCCAACATGCCTGAAGTTAAAGTCGAAAACGGCGTTCACTATTTTGCTGAAACAGTCAGAATGTCTAGCTACCTAATTGCCTTTGCCTTTGGTGACTTACAGTCCAAGCTGACTGAAACTAAGGATGGGGTAAAGGTTGGAGTTTTTGCCACTAAGGCCCACCAGGCTAAGGAATTAGACTTTGCTCTGGACATTGCCAAGCGCGCAATCGAATTTTATGAGGATTTCTACGAAACAAAATACCCTCTGCCTCATTCCTGGCAACTAGCTCTGCCAGACTTTTCTGCTGGTGCAATGGAAAACTGGGGCTTAATTACTTACCGTGAGGCTGCTATCTTACTCGATCCAGATAACGCGACGGTTGAGCAAAAAATCTATGTAGCAACAGTCATCGCCCATGAGCTGGCCCACCAGTGGTTCGGCGATCTGGTTACGATGAAATGGTGGGACGACCTGTGGCTCAATGAAAGCTTTGCCAACATGATGGAGTATGTTTCAGTCGATGCATTAGAGCCAGAATGGCATGTTTGGGATAATACCTACCAGATATCTGAAGTTCCGGCAGCCTTGCGGCGAGATGCAACAGATGGTGTCCAATCCGTTCACGTGGAAGTTGAACATCCAGCTGATATTGATTCACTTTTTGATAGTGCCATTGTTTACGCTAAGGGGTCGCGGATGCTGGTCATGGTGCGGGCCCTGATGGGTGATGACGCCTTGCGTCAGGGGCTCAAATACTACTTCAACCAGCACAGCTACGGTAATGCAACGGGCGACGACTTGTGGAATGCCTTATCTACCGCGACTGACCTCGACATTGGTAAAATCATGCACACTTGGCTGGATCAGCCGGGCTACCCAGTAGTTAGGGTCAAGGTTAATGACCAAGGACACCTGGTTCTGCACCAGCAACAATTCTTTACTGGCGCTGGCCAGGATATAGGGCGGAAGTGGGCAATTCCTTTGAACGCTAACTTTACCGCACCGCAGATTATGGAGGATCCCGATCTTGATCTGGGTGACTACCAGGAACTGCGCGCAGCAGCAGGGCATGCGCTGCGCCTTAACGTGGGCAATAGCTCACACTTCATTGTTAATTATGATGAAACCTTGATGGCAGATATTATGGCTAGCCTTGACGTCCTCCAGCCAGTTGACCAATTGCAGCTACTTCAAGACCTGGGGCTGCTGGCTGAAGGCAAGCAGATTTCCTTTGCTGAACTGGTACCGCTTTTGCCTAAGTTTGCCGATTCTCGTTCAAACATTGTCATCAACGCAATGTTTAATGCAGCTGAAAAATTACGGATGTTCACTAAACCAGATTCAGCGGCAGCAAAGAATTTGCAGTCCTTTACCCACAAGCTGGCGCACCAGCAAATGGCTCGCCTTGGGTGGCAACCTAAAGCGGCAGACAATGCTGATGACCGATTAATCAGACCAATGGCCTTGTCAGCTGAACTATACGCTGAAGACCAGGCAACGATTGAAGCAGGCCACCAACTTTTTATCGCCAATGAGCAAAATCTGGCAGCCATTGATGCGGCGATTCGGCCCTATGTGTTGATTAATGAGGTCAAGAACTATCATAAGTCCGGCTTGATTGATCATCTGCTAGAGGAATACCAAACGACTGTTGACCCATATTACAAGGGTGACTTGCTGGCTGCAATCCGGTCAGCTAAAGATGCCAACGATCTTAAGCAAGTCGTTGCCAACTTCAAAAATGCCGATATCATTAAACCGCAAGACTTACGCAGTTGGTACTTCGGTGTCTTGGCTAATGCTAAAGGTGAGCAAGCCGCTTGGGATTGGTTACGGCGTGAATGGTCCTGGCTGGAGAAGACAATTGGTGGTGATATGGAATTTACTACCTATATCACGATCACGGCGCGGGCGTTCCATACGGCTAACCGACTCAAAGAATTCCAGGAATTCTTTGAGCCGAAGGTTGATCAACCTGGCTTAGGCCGTGAAATCAAGATGGATACCAAGGTGATTGCGACCAAGGTAGACTTGGTTGAAAACGAGCAGGATGCAGTTAATAAGGCAGTTCAAGCCGCAATCTGA
- a CDS encoding helix-turn-helix domain-containing protein: MVKFTVEQKLQALNLLKEGYSSCSVAQIIGAGSHQTIDTWAGQYQHFGVQGLEI, translated from the coding sequence ATGGTTAAATTTACCGTTGAACAAAAATTACAAGCACTTAACTTGCTCAAAGAAGGCTATAGCAGCTGCTCTGTGGCCCAAATAATTGGTGCTGGCTCACATCAAACAATTGATACTTGGGCAGGGCAATACCAGCACTTTGGCGTGCAGGGTTTAGAAATTTAG
- a CDS encoding IS3 family transposase: MHYSFLAKSTYEYHPRSRRKSYNDLALLSLIKVVKRHNPSFGYLPMTDTLKIKYGLKVNHQRVYRLMKEQGLLACKYNLRAGKYDSSKGPQGKKAKNRFHQKFKTNRPYQKIVTDISEFRYGNKSMSERIYFSPFKDLYSGEIISYTISQRPQTKYVLDGLKQVLVSRPKLPYRMTIHSDQGIQYQSKAYCQTLKQHHVFQSMSRRATCHDNAACESLFHIMKVELDYYTYTYPTKKVLQEAMEKWIKYYNQTRIRHTLKGRTPIEYRNTALANMK, encoded by the coding sequence TTGCACTATAGCTTTTTAGCCAAGAGCACCTATGAGTATCACCCGCGCAGCAGGCGGAAAAGTTACAACGATCTGGCTTTACTGTCGCTAATTAAAGTGGTTAAAAGGCATAATCCCAGCTTTGGCTACCTGCCCATGACTGATACGCTAAAAATCAAGTATGGTCTCAAGGTAAACCATCAGCGGGTTTACCGGTTGATGAAAGAACAAGGTCTGCTGGCGTGCAAATACAACCTGCGTGCAGGCAAGTATGATTCATCCAAGGGTCCTCAAGGCAAGAAGGCCAAGAATCGCTTCCACCAAAAGTTTAAGACGAATCGGCCCTATCAAAAGATAGTCACCGATATTAGCGAGTTTCGCTATGGCAATAAGAGCATGAGTGAACGGATATATTTCTCACCTTTTAAAGACCTTTACAGTGGTGAAATCATCAGCTACACCATTAGTCAGCGGCCACAGACCAAGTATGTGCTGGATGGACTCAAACAGGTTTTGGTCAGCCGGCCTAAACTGCCTTACCGCATGACGATTCACAGCGACCAAGGCATTCAATACCAGTCCAAAGCATATTGCCAGACCCTAAAGCAGCATCACGTTTTTCAAAGCATGTCGCGGCGAGCCACCTGCCACGACAATGCGGCCTGCGAGAGTCTCTTTCACATCATGAAGGTTGAGTTAGACTACTACACCTATACCTATCCTACTAAGAAGGTGCTGCAGGAGGCCATGGAAAAGTGGATCAAATACTACAATCAAACTAGAATAAGGCACACGCTAAAAGGCCGCACCCCGATTGAATATCGGAACACGGCCTTAGCAAATATGAAATAA
- a CDS encoding L,D-transpeptidase family protein: MQSRKNLKKYHNRSNLYLIIIAGVLILAVVFGVVLYNHHTATQKQAREFATNHFNPNVSIYGVDVGNLTVAKATKKINQRANNIVVLEKGKVTIERDPGINTIDHQTVANYFNQQHTAMPNKQDYTYHYSELDTARNKMQNVSRATVDYHVAGKTYTLKARTLIDKAIYKNGKYTFINSESLTAKLSAIDQTVSTFHKSYQFAVPVKNKLNQQQITVKNQSYGWAVNVKKAQGAVEQAFLNGTKSLDGKNYIYGLGYSTYGLGYGESNHGIGDNYIVVSLKRQELWIVRNGKLAVHLTDVVTGTKDGNKGNRTPQGVWYIHYKKKHTVLRGLNNDGSKYASPVKYWMPFTLSGCGLHDAAWRGDWSKTAYLRGGSHGCINIKPNEIKRVWQNVSKHEAVIIYD; this comes from the coding sequence ATGCAATCTAGAAAAAACCTTAAGAAATATCATAATCGCAGTAATCTCTACTTGATTATCATTGCTGGCGTCTTGATTTTGGCAGTCGTCTTTGGCGTCGTTTTATACAACCATCACACTGCTACTCAAAAGCAAGCCAGAGAATTTGCTACTAACCATTTTAATCCTAACGTCAGTATCTATGGGGTAGACGTCGGTAATCTGACGGTCGCTAAAGCAACTAAGAAGATTAATCAGCGGGCCAATAACATTGTGGTTCTGGAAAAGGGTAAGGTCACAATTGAGCGCGACCCTGGTATTAATACTATTGACCACCAGACCGTGGCCAACTATTTTAACCAACAACACACCGCCATGCCCAACAAACAGGATTACACTTACCACTATTCGGAACTAGATACTGCTCGCAACAAGATGCAAAATGTCAGCCGCGCCACCGTTGACTATCACGTTGCAGGCAAGACCTACACCTTAAAAGCACGGACCTTAATTGACAAGGCCATCTACAAAAACGGCAAATACACTTTCATTAATTCTGAAAGCCTAACTGCCAAATTAAGTGCTATTGACCAGACCGTCTCGACCTTCCACAAGAGCTATCAGTTTGCCGTCCCGGTCAAAAACAAGTTGAACCAACAGCAAATCACGGTTAAGAATCAGAGTTACGGGTGGGCGGTCAATGTTAAAAAAGCCCAAGGAGCCGTTGAACAAGCCTTTTTGAATGGGACCAAGAGCCTTGACGGGAAGAATTACATTTATGGCCTGGGTTACAGCACCTACGGCCTAGGCTACGGCGAGAGTAACCATGGTATTGGCGATAATTACATTGTAGTTTCCCTAAAAAGGCAAGAACTTTGGATTGTTAGAAATGGTAAACTAGCCGTGCACTTAACTGACGTGGTAACTGGCACTAAGGACGGCAACAAGGGTAACCGCACTCCGCAAGGTGTCTGGTACATCCACTATAAGAAAAAACACACTGTCTTACGCGGCCTCAATAACGATGGCTCCAAGTACGCCTCACCGGTTAAGTACTGGATGCCGTTTACGCTAAGTGGCTGCGGATTACATGATGCTGCTTGGCGTGGTGACTGGTCTAAGACCGCCTACTTACGTGGTGGCTCGCACGGTTGTATTAACATCAAGCCAAACGAAATTAAACGAGTTTGGCAAAATGTCAGCAAGCACGAGGCCGTTATTATTTATGACTAA
- a CDS encoding DUF4931 domain-containing protein, with protein sequence MDDEPLIFDVNIAKDKPNSYHKTREDLGCPFCQVATLTDIYERQGEMIWLRNKFPTLQATVQTVLIESSDHNGDITTYTASHNRELMHFALKCYRQMVASEQFKSVLWYKNFGPNSSGSLTHPHMQLVGLKKQDGYRHLQPDNYKGISLFNNHRVEVNVATHPVHGYVELNFNLLATSGVDCWADWIQSGAKYLLNVLSSGRCDSYNLFFYPLEQGGTCAKLIARFPASAYFVGYKLSQVDDEKKLNEEAKRFKQFFANGSKLV encoded by the coding sequence ATGGATGACGAACCGCTAATTTTTGATGTTAATATTGCTAAAGACAAGCCTAATTCCTATCATAAGACCAGAGAAGATTTGGGGTGCCCTTTTTGTCAAGTTGCTACTTTAACCGACATTTATGAGCGTCAAGGGGAAATGATCTGGCTACGTAATAAGTTTCCTACCTTACAAGCAACCGTCCAGACGGTGTTAATTGAGTCAAGTGACCACAATGGTGACATTACTACTTATACGGCCAGCCATAACCGTGAACTAATGCACTTTGCACTCAAGTGTTACAGGCAGATGGTCGCTAGTGAACAATTTAAGTCGGTGCTGTGGTACAAAAACTTCGGCCCTAATTCTAGTGGTTCGCTGACCCATCCCCACATGCAGCTCGTGGGCTTAAAAAAGCAGGATGGTTATCGCCATCTGCAGCCGGACAACTATAAAGGAATTAGTCTGTTTAATAATCACAGGGTAGAAGTAAACGTTGCGACCCATCCCGTGCATGGCTATGTGGAGTTGAACTTTAACTTGCTAGCAACATCTGGCGTTGATTGCTGGGCCGACTGGATTCAGAGCGGTGCCAAATACCTGCTTAATGTCCTGTCTAGTGGTCGCTGTGATTCCTATAACTTGTTTTTTTATCCATTAGAGCAGGGCGGTACCTGTGCCAAGTTGATTGCTCGTTTTCCTGCTTCGGCCTACTTTGTTGGTTATAAGTTGTCTCAAGTTGATGATGAAAAGAAGCTTAATGAAGAAGCAAAACGATTTAAGCAATTTTTTGCTAACGGCTCCAAGCTAGTTTGA
- a CDS encoding ECF transporter S component gives MQKTQTRNLAITALFVALFLLQTFVPNIGYIRILPALPAITTVPLTVAVYSLLMGPKAGTLFGLFWGLMRLFQAYTQPGDMVSLMLFQNVFIAIVPSVFAGLLPGLIGRIFAKKSTQAREVSYVLAGAATSLANTIFVILLTSLFFMDRSTQLLGYMGNFNQGTPLILALVIALGMNGLIEAVFTAVLTPLIVTPLKKMLRRLQ, from the coding sequence ATGCAAAAAACCCAAACCCGCAACCTGGCGATTACGGCCCTCTTTGTTGCATTATTTTTATTACAGACTTTTGTTCCTAATATTGGCTACATCAGGATATTGCCAGCTTTGCCGGCCATCACCACCGTACCCTTGACAGTTGCCGTCTATTCCTTATTAATGGGGCCTAAAGCGGGCACCCTATTTGGCTTGTTTTGGGGCTTAATGCGGTTGTTTCAAGCGTACACGCAACCGGGCGATATGGTTAGTTTAATGTTGTTTCAGAATGTTTTCATTGCGATTGTTCCTAGTGTTTTTGCTGGTTTGCTACCGGGGCTTATTGGACGTATCTTTGCCAAAAAATCAACCCAGGCCCGTGAAGTTAGCTATGTGTTAGCTGGTGCCGCTACTTCTTTAGCTAATACCATCTTCGTTATTCTGCTCACTAGCCTGTTTTTTATGGACAGGTCAACCCAACTACTTGGTTATATGGGTAACTTCAACCAGGGCACTCCGCTGATCCTGGCACTTGTAATTGCGCTAGGAATGAACGGCTTGATTGAAGCTGTTTTTACTGCAGTACTAACCCCGTTGATTGTCACTCCGTTAAAAAAGATGTTAAGGCGTTTGCAGTAA
- a CDS encoding ABC transporter ATP-binding protein, with the protein MTEILRVDQATKTYGKRGEKQYQALKGINFAVVAGEFVAIMGASGSGKTTLLNILSTLDKPTTGHVFINHEDNSTLNANQLADFRSRQIGFIFQDFNLLENLTNRENIALPLTLQGMASNRIDPLVDKIATRLGIEAILAKYPVEVSGGQKQRVAAARALVHEPAILLADEPTGALDSRSARELLDTMADLNQHDGITTLMVTHDPFAASFASRILFIKDGKIGTQLLKDGLPRQQFYHLLIDHLGTAE; encoded by the coding sequence ATGACAGAAATTTTACGGGTCGACCAAGCCACTAAAACCTACGGAAAACGCGGAGAAAAACAGTATCAGGCGCTCAAAGGTATTAACTTTGCAGTTGTAGCGGGTGAATTTGTAGCCATTATGGGCGCCTCAGGATCCGGTAAAACGACCTTACTAAATATTTTATCAACTTTGGATAAACCGACCACGGGTCATGTTTTTATCAATCATGAAGACAATAGTACACTAAATGCTAACCAGTTGGCTGACTTTCGGAGTAGGCAGATTGGTTTTATCTTTCAAGATTTTAACTTGTTAGAGAACCTAACTAATCGCGAAAATATTGCCTTGCCGTTGACCTTGCAGGGCATGGCAAGTAACCGGATTGATCCACTAGTTGACAAGATTGCTACTAGATTAGGAATTGAAGCAATTTTGGCTAAGTATCCGGTTGAGGTATCAGGTGGCCAAAAGCAGCGGGTGGCTGCGGCCAGGGCCCTAGTACATGAACCAGCCATCTTACTAGCAGATGAACCAACTGGGGCTTTAGACTCAAGGAGTGCGCGTGAGTTGCTTGATACGATGGCTGACTTAAATCAGCATGATGGCATTACAACCTTGATGGTAACGCACGACCCCTTTGCTGCCAGTTTTGCCAGTCGCATTTTGTTCATTAAGGATGGGAAAATTGGTACGCAATTGCTCAAAGATGGGTTGCCGCGGCAGCAATTTTATCATCTGTTGATTGACCACCTCGGAACGGCGGAATAA